In Dyadobacter sp. NIV53, a single window of DNA contains:
- a CDS encoding Rne/Rng family ribonuclease has protein sequence MSNELLINSTQKGERIALLQDKRLLEYHVETPDQSFTVGDIYLGTVRKLVAGLNAAFVDVGFEKDAFLHYLDLGPNINSLNKLTKDVIAKRVNSGKLSNIKMEPEIEKLGKIDKVLSKNQLILVQIVKEPISTKGPRLSCDISIAGRYIVLVPFSNSVNLSKKITDKQERNRLQRLMSSIKPANFGVIIRTVATGKDVDELNKDLQDCLDKWENGIKMLRDAKPRDRVIGEMNRASSIIRDMLNESFDSITVDSKEVYDDIKAYIHNIAPDKENILKLHSGKNKIFEQFGLEKQIKSLFGRSVSLPNGGYLIIEHTEALHVIDVNSGNKSNSEEDQEATALSVNLEAAKEVARQLRLRDMGGIIVVDFIDMKKADNKRILFDTMRDEMKGDRSKYTVLPLSKFGLLQITRQRVRPEMNIVTRETCPTCGGTGTIQASILVSDVIENNLDYMLSKQNERGITILLHPFLHSYFTKGIISRQVKWFFQYKIWVKLIKDSSLGVTDFKFHNKYGEEIEIVPGNS, from the coding sequence TTGAGTAACGAATTATTAATCAATTCTACTCAAAAGGGAGAGCGTATTGCCCTTTTGCAGGATAAACGTCTTTTAGAATATCACGTAGAAACGCCGGACCAAAGCTTTACCGTAGGTGATATCTACCTTGGTACAGTCAGGAAACTGGTGGCAGGCCTTAATGCTGCATTTGTCGACGTCGGATTTGAGAAAGATGCTTTTCTGCATTATCTTGATTTAGGGCCTAATATTAACTCTCTTAACAAACTAACCAAAGACGTAATAGCCAAGCGTGTCAATTCAGGCAAATTGAGTAACATCAAGATGGAACCTGAGATTGAAAAGTTAGGCAAGATTGACAAGGTTCTTTCGAAAAACCAATTGATACTGGTTCAGATCGTCAAAGAACCAATCTCTACAAAAGGTCCGCGTTTATCCTGCGATATTTCTATTGCCGGCCGGTATATTGTACTGGTACCCTTTTCCAATTCTGTTAACCTTTCCAAAAAGATTACGGATAAACAGGAAAGAAACCGTTTGCAACGGCTTATGTCTTCCATCAAACCGGCCAACTTCGGTGTAATTATCCGTACTGTTGCTACCGGAAAAGATGTTGATGAACTGAATAAAGATCTTCAGGACTGTCTGGATAAATGGGAAAATGGAATCAAAATGCTTCGTGACGCCAAACCACGTGACCGCGTGATAGGCGAAATGAACCGTGCTTCTTCCATCATCCGTGATATGCTGAACGAATCGTTCGACAGTATTACTGTTGATTCCAAGGAAGTTTACGACGATATCAAAGCTTACATCCACAACATTGCTCCGGATAAAGAAAACATTCTGAAACTGCATAGCGGTAAGAATAAGATCTTCGAACAATTCGGACTGGAAAAACAAATAAAGTCGCTATTTGGCCGCTCAGTGAGTCTGCCTAATGGAGGCTACTTAATTATTGAGCATACAGAAGCATTGCACGTCATCGACGTGAACAGTGGAAACAAGTCTAATTCTGAGGAAGACCAGGAAGCGACGGCGCTGAGTGTCAATCTGGAAGCTGCCAAGGAAGTTGCCCGACAATTACGCCTGAGAGATATGGGCGGAATTATCGTTGTGGATTTCATCGATATGAAGAAAGCGGATAACAAACGCATTCTATTTGATACCATGCGCGATGAAATGAAAGGCGACCGCTCTAAATACACAGTTCTGCCACTTTCAAAATTCGGGTTATTACAGATTACGCGTCAGCGTGTAAGACCGGAAATGAACATTGTAACCCGTGAAACATGTCCTACATGCGGCGGTACCGGGACTATTCAGGCAAGTATATTAGTTTCTGACGTAATTGAGAACAACCTGGACTATATGCTTTCCAAGCAAAATGAACGTGGAATTACGATTTTACTACATCCGTTTCTTCACTCTTATTTTACAAAAGGAATTATTTCCCGTCAGGTTAAATGGTTTTTCCAGTATAAAATCTGGGTTAAATTAATTAAAGATTCTTCATTGGGTGTTACCGATTTCAAATTCCACAACAAGTACGGAGAAGAAATTGAAATTGTACCAGGAAATTCTTAG
- a CDS encoding tetratricopeptide repeat protein, which translates to MKKSIIISCVLAFALAGTLFSLPKVVVNTKGKEMETETIAEASVPTRETATAEKSPNSHDGATLSPEQQKIVAQLRSGFIQASEKEKAAAGLKLSNKFAELQKFDSAAFYAEKVALLSPSIENLVRTGDRYYEAYGFAVDDQKMKNLGIKTREYYQKAIDQNPGLLAAKANMAMTYVNTENPMQGILMLREVIETDPTNELALFNLGILSMRSNQYSKAADRFKQILTNNPANTKAKFYLGLTLVELGNKEEARKILAQVKKEEKDPVIQQAIAELEGRLND; encoded by the coding sequence ATGAAAAAATCCATCATTATTTCTTGTGTACTTGCATTTGCATTGGCAGGAACTTTATTTAGTTTGCCAAAGGTAGTTGTTAATACTAAGGGAAAAGAAATGGAAACTGAGACTATAGCTGAGGCATCGGTTCCCACAAGGGAAACCGCTACAGCTGAAAAATCTCCAAACTCACATGATGGGGCCACTTTATCACCTGAACAACAAAAAATCGTTGCCCAGCTCAGAAGTGGCTTCATTCAGGCAAGTGAAAAAGAAAAAGCTGCTGCCGGATTGAAATTATCCAATAAATTTGCTGAGCTCCAAAAATTTGACAGTGCAGCTTTTTATGCCGAAAAAGTGGCCCTTTTGTCTCCATCTATTGAAAACCTGGTAAGAACAGGAGATCGGTACTATGAAGCTTATGGTTTTGCGGTGGATGACCAGAAGATGAAAAATCTTGGTATAAAAACCCGCGAATACTATCAAAAAGCAATTGATCAGAATCCGGGCCTGCTGGCTGCGAAAGCCAACATGGCTATGACTTATGTAAACACTGAGAACCCAATGCAGGGTATTTTAATGTTACGTGAAGTAATAGAAACGGATCCTACCAATGAACTGGCTTTGTTTAATTTAGGGATTTTGTCCATGCGCTCTAACCAGTATTCAAAAGCAGCTGACAGGTTTAAGCAAATACTTACCAACAATCCTGCCAATACAAAAGCAAAATTCTATCTGGGATTAACGCTTGTGGAATTGGGAAATAAGGAAGAGGCCCGCAAAATACTGGCGCAAGTGAAAAAGGAAGAAAAAGATCCTGTAATTCAACAAGCTATTGCAGAATTGGAAGGCCGGCTGAACGATTGA